A genomic window from Arthrobacter sp. FW305-BF8 includes:
- a CDS encoding phosphodiesterase encodes MELIEAEHPRPRHFLLHLSDTHLLGGPDPLYGAVDSEARLIQLFDEVQASGARPEAVIFTGDLADKGDPEAYAKLRAVVEPACRDLGAQVIWAMGNHDNRANFRAGLFNQHGNDDPVDHSYYVNGLRVITMDTSVPGYHHGELSDNQLDWLAGQLETPAPDGTILALHHPPVPSVLDLSVLVELRDQASLAAVVRNSDVRSILAGHLHYSTTASFAGIPVSVASATCYTQDLNVPVGGTRGRDGGQAFNLVHVYEHTVVHSVVPLGATPTVGEYVSPEETDRRLAAAGIRIPEGAKRPVLTRK; translated from the coding sequence ATGGAGCTCATCGAGGCCGAGCATCCCCGGCCACGCCATTTTCTACTCCACCTGAGTGACACCCACCTGTTGGGAGGTCCGGACCCCCTATACGGCGCAGTTGACAGCGAAGCCCGCCTGATCCAGCTCTTCGACGAGGTTCAGGCATCCGGCGCGCGCCCGGAAGCTGTGATTTTCACCGGCGACCTGGCGGACAAAGGCGACCCCGAGGCCTACGCCAAGCTCCGCGCGGTCGTGGAGCCTGCCTGCCGGGATCTCGGTGCCCAGGTCATCTGGGCCATGGGCAACCACGACAACCGCGCCAACTTCCGCGCCGGCCTGTTCAACCAGCACGGCAACGACGATCCCGTCGACCACAGCTATTACGTCAACGGGCTGCGGGTCATCACCATGGACACGTCCGTGCCCGGGTACCACCACGGCGAACTCAGTGACAACCAGCTGGACTGGCTCGCCGGGCAGCTGGAGACCCCCGCGCCGGACGGCACAATCCTGGCCCTGCACCATCCGCCGGTTCCGTCGGTGCTGGACCTGTCCGTGCTCGTAGAGCTGCGCGACCAGGCGTCCCTGGCAGCCGTGGTCCGGAACTCCGATGTGCGCAGCATCCTTGCCGGCCACCTGCACTACTCCACGACGGCGAGCTTCGCCGGCATCCCGGTCTCCGTGGCCTCAGCCACGTGCTACACCCAGGACCTGAATGTTCCGGTGGGCGGCACCCGCGGCCGCGACGGCGGCCAGGCCTTCAACCTGGTGCACGTTTATGAGCACACGGTGGTGCATTCTGTGGTGCCGCTGGGCGCCACTCCCACTGTGGGCGAATATGTCAGCCCCGAGGAGACGGACCGCCGCCTTGCGGCAGCCGGAATCCGCATCCCCGAAGGGGCCAAACGTCCCGTGCTCACCCGGAAGTAG
- a CDS encoding glycosyltransferase family 4 protein: MRIGLISAPWIPVPPPGYGGSERVVDSLARGFAAAGHEVLLAAPSDSTCPVPLAPRMRPSEPADLGLALSELSHIIRAYDGMTGMDIIHDHTMSGPLYAGRPAGVPVVTTIHIRLAPQAVDLYTAIGKTTGIIAISRDQVSRSPEVTVTKVIHHGMDVASVPVGQGDGGYLCFIGRLSPDKGILEAIQTARAAGIPLRISARIQGAEEQGYFDDVVRPALGPDMEFMGPLSDAEKYELVGGALAFLNPIQWPEPFGLVMIEALATGTPVVGTPAGAAPEIVEHGVTGYLGSTGQLAGFAAEAAGLSREACRAAVEQRFSSARMVADHLALYEQILGGNIPEQTARPNR, translated from the coding sequence GTGCGCATTGGACTCATATCGGCACCGTGGATCCCGGTGCCGCCGCCCGGTTACGGGGGCAGCGAGCGGGTGGTGGACAGCCTTGCACGCGGGTTCGCCGCAGCCGGGCATGAGGTGCTGCTTGCCGCCCCTTCCGACAGCACCTGCCCGGTTCCCCTGGCCCCGCGGATGCGCCCCTCGGAACCGGCGGACTTGGGACTCGCGTTGTCCGAGCTGAGCCACATCATCAGGGCCTACGACGGCATGACAGGCATGGACATCATCCACGACCACACGATGAGCGGACCGCTGTACGCCGGCCGTCCGGCCGGAGTCCCGGTGGTCACCACCATCCATATCCGCCTGGCACCGCAGGCTGTGGACCTATACACCGCGATCGGAAAGACCACCGGCATTATTGCCATCTCCCGTGACCAGGTGAGCCGCTCGCCGGAGGTCACCGTGACGAAGGTGATCCACCATGGCATGGACGTGGCGTCCGTTCCGGTGGGCCAGGGGGACGGCGGCTATCTGTGTTTCATCGGACGGCTGTCCCCGGACAAGGGCATCCTCGAAGCAATCCAGACCGCACGAGCGGCGGGAATCCCCCTGCGCATCAGCGCCCGGATCCAGGGAGCCGAGGAGCAGGGCTATTTCGACGACGTGGTCAGGCCGGCACTGGGCCCCGATATGGAGTTCATGGGGCCGCTGTCCGACGCCGAGAAATACGAACTGGTCGGTGGTGCGCTCGCGTTCCTCAACCCGATCCAGTGGCCTGAGCCGTTCGGCCTCGTGATGATTGAGGCGCTCGCCACCGGAACCCCCGTGGTCGGGACCCCTGCCGGTGCTGCTCCGGAAATCGTGGAGCACGGCGTCACGGGTTATCTGGGCAGCACCGGCCAGCTTGCTGGGTTCGCCGCCGAGGCCGCGGGGCTCAGCAGGGAAGCCTGCCGCGCCGCCGTCGAGCAGCGCTTCAGCTCCGCCCGCATGGTGGCCGACCATCTGGCGCTCTACGAACAGATCCTCGGCGGAAACATTCCGGAACAGACGGCGCGGCCTAACAGGTAG
- a CDS encoding DsbA family oxidoreductase, whose protein sequence is MKIEIWSDIACPWCYIGKRRFEAALAEFPHRDQVEVQWRSYQLDPGVPEHYDGTELDYLSKRKGMAPDQVTQMFDHVAAQAKGEGLNYRFDAVVVANSFTAHRLIHLAAANGKQDVAKERLLSDHFEHGKDIGSPDYLASVGADLGLDAGEVAELFSTDKYADDVRRDFAEARALGISGVPFFVIDRKYGLSGAQPAASFTMALEQAWQESHPLVMVGDNAGANHEGSESANAEACGPDGCPV, encoded by the coding sequence ATGAAGATTGAGATCTGGTCAGACATTGCCTGCCCCTGGTGCTACATCGGCAAGCGCCGGTTCGAGGCCGCCCTCGCCGAGTTCCCGCACCGCGACCAGGTGGAGGTGCAGTGGCGCAGCTACCAGCTGGACCCCGGCGTGCCCGAGCACTATGACGGCACGGAGCTGGACTACCTCAGCAAGCGCAAGGGCATGGCCCCGGACCAGGTCACGCAGATGTTCGACCATGTGGCAGCCCAGGCCAAAGGCGAGGGACTCAACTACCGGTTCGACGCCGTCGTCGTTGCCAACAGCTTCACGGCCCACCGGCTCATCCACCTGGCCGCCGCGAACGGCAAGCAGGACGTGGCCAAGGAGCGGCTGCTCAGCGACCACTTCGAGCACGGCAAGGACATCGGCAGCCCCGACTATCTCGCGTCGGTGGGCGCGGACCTTGGGCTCGACGCCGGCGAAGTGGCCGAGCTGTTCAGCACCGACAAGTACGCCGACGACGTCCGCCGCGACTTCGCCGAAGCCCGCGCCCTGGGCATCAGCGGCGTGCCGTTCTTCGTGATCGACCGCAAGTACGGACTGTCCGGAGCCCAGCCCGCGGCGAGCTTCACCATGGCCCTCGAGCAGGCCTGGCAGGAGTCGCACCCGCTGGTGATGGTCGGCGACAACGCCGGCGCCAACCACGAAGGGTCCGAGTCGGCTAACGCAGAGGCTTGCGGCCCGGACGGCTGCCCGGTCTGA
- a CDS encoding LytR C-terminal domain-containing protein — protein MARKPKDVTVLHGHRVISGPELRATFVEDDENAENPGRLRRRILHGVVLVLLLGLIVAGIMGAMGVMSGQIKFPSAIQAQENSSVCPATTFDYTPPAKVKVNVLNATSRNGLAKAAANEFKARKFVLGNVANTETGYRGVAAIVSGAAGQAAAFTVQRNLPGSDYFQDGRKDATVDVILTGDYRGLVKPQLVDQTPGQLSCPRESRRVADDSQWPVMPTQGAKP, from the coding sequence ATGGCTAGAAAACCCAAAGACGTGACCGTCCTCCACGGTCACCGCGTGATTAGTGGCCCAGAGCTCAGGGCCACGTTCGTCGAGGACGACGAGAACGCGGAGAACCCCGGCCGCCTTCGCCGCCGGATCCTGCACGGTGTGGTGCTCGTGCTGCTGCTTGGCCTTATTGTCGCGGGGATCATGGGGGCAATGGGGGTGATGAGCGGGCAGATCAAGTTTCCGTCCGCTATCCAGGCCCAGGAGAACTCCTCCGTCTGCCCGGCAACAACGTTCGACTACACACCGCCCGCGAAGGTGAAGGTGAACGTCCTCAACGCCACGAGCCGCAACGGCCTGGCCAAGGCGGCAGCCAATGAGTTCAAGGCGAGGAAGTTTGTTCTCGGCAATGTGGCCAACACGGAAACCGGCTACCGCGGCGTGGCGGCCATCGTCTCAGGTGCTGCCGGACAGGCGGCGGCCTTTACCGTGCAGCGGAATCTGCCGGGCTCGGACTACTTCCAGGACGGCCGCAAGGACGCCACCGTGGACGTGATCCTGACTGGCGACTACCGCGGCCTGGTCAAACCGCAGCTTGTTGACCAGACGCCGGGCCAGCTCAGCTGCCCGCGGGAAAGCCGTCGCGTCGCCGACGATTCGCAGTGGCCAGTCATGCCGACCCAGGGCGCCAAGCCCTGA
- a CDS encoding Gfo/Idh/MocA family protein gives MNSADSKDGADLDTRTLGVAMIGYAFMGKAHSNAWRNVASYFDVPAFEQKVLVGRDAGQVAAAAAKYGWAESATDWRSVIARDDIHIVDICAPGWMHAEIAVAALEAGKHVLVEKPLANTVAEAEAMTAAASAARARGLQSMIGFNYRRVPALALAKELIAEGRLGTVRHVRAAYLQDWLSDPESPMSWRLRKETAGSGALGDIASHAIDQVLSLLGGTVTEVTGRLHTFVGSRPGTSGPAGGLEDVTVDDAAWATLTLDSGTIASVEVSRMATGQKNSLKLEIYGDKGSLLFDLENLNELGFLDATVPAREQGFRRILVNEPEHPYLEAWWPQGHIIGWEHTFTHQIRDFLTAISTGEAPSPSFEEGLAVQRVLAAVEESAKSKSSIIQLTAPVTVPATEGA, from the coding sequence ATGAACTCCGCAGACAGCAAGGACGGCGCCGACCTGGACACCAGGACACTGGGTGTGGCGATGATCGGCTACGCGTTTATGGGCAAGGCCCACTCAAACGCCTGGCGGAACGTCGCGTCCTACTTCGATGTCCCGGCCTTCGAGCAGAAAGTGCTCGTGGGCCGGGACGCCGGCCAGGTGGCCGCCGCGGCAGCAAAGTATGGCTGGGCCGAGTCCGCCACCGACTGGCGGTCCGTGATCGCTCGGGACGATATTCACATCGTGGACATCTGCGCCCCGGGGTGGATGCACGCCGAAATCGCTGTCGCCGCCCTCGAAGCGGGCAAGCACGTCCTGGTCGAAAAGCCGCTGGCCAACACCGTCGCCGAGGCCGAGGCGATGACCGCAGCGGCCTCGGCGGCCCGGGCACGCGGCCTGCAGTCCATGATCGGGTTCAACTACCGCCGCGTGCCCGCCTTGGCCCTGGCGAAGGAGCTGATCGCCGAGGGCCGGCTCGGGACCGTGCGGCACGTCCGTGCGGCATATTTGCAGGACTGGCTTTCCGACCCCGAATCGCCCATGTCGTGGCGGCTGCGCAAGGAAACCGCCGGGTCCGGAGCGCTGGGAGACATCGCCTCGCACGCCATCGATCAGGTTCTGTCCCTCCTTGGCGGAACCGTCACCGAAGTCACGGGCCGGCTGCACACCTTCGTAGGCAGCCGCCCCGGCACTAGTGGTCCCGCAGGCGGGCTGGAGGACGTGACGGTCGACGACGCCGCCTGGGCGACGCTGACCCTGGACTCCGGGACCATCGCCTCGGTGGAGGTCTCCCGCATGGCCACCGGCCAGAAAAACTCGCTCAAACTGGAGATCTACGGAGACAAGGGCTCCCTGCTCTTCGACCTGGAGAACCTGAACGAACTCGGTTTCCTGGACGCCACCGTCCCGGCCCGCGAGCAGGGATTCCGGCGGATTCTAGTCAATGAACCCGAACACCCCTACCTTGAAGCGTGGTGGCCGCAGGGCCACATCATCGGGTGGGAACACACGTTCACGCACCAGATCCGCGACTTCCTCACTGCCATCAGCACCGGCGAGGCGCCCTCGCCGTCGTTCGAAGAGGGCCTTGCCGTGCAACGGGTGCTGGCCGCCGTCGAAGAATCCGCCAAGTCCAAATCCTCCATCATCCAGCTCACCGCACCAGTCACCGTCCCCGCCACTGAAGGAGCCTGA
- a CDS encoding stealth conserved region 3 domain-containing protein, translated as MYYGGQAAEDDVPALAEATSPAAVARLKHRPDVVRRSGRYALINDTRTPYQAMVEDLLFLRNVLDGAGLDYLLVRGNNDRPVVALDWKDRKKLRSALVEACRHEPFYSMTVDAKKKTSVLVADGELSVNRQARIFRLYRPRVEPEGGFEFGASAGVQVELWSFLGNEVILPIENSLTRRTMMAHEAVRGTVERYGHTWPTIENMFADHASDISFDIDMVFSWVDGTSPEYIAARRARMAGAVLGEGDDHEARYRQINELKYALRSVYMFAPWVRRIFIATDSPAPEWLNDHPSVTIVRSEEFFADPSVLPTHNSQAVECQLHHIEGLSEHFLYSNDDMFFGRPVGPDMFFTPGGITKFIEAETRIGLGENDAERSGFENAARVNRKLLWNRFGRITTRHLEHSAAPMRRSLVAQMEQEFPAEFANTAASTFRAADNISVTNSFYHYYALLTGRAVTQTAAKVRYVDTTLRSGLNYLPKLLTKRNMDFFCLNDGSFPEVPADERADLVTEFLERYYPIKAPWEK; from the coding sequence ATCTATTACGGCGGTCAGGCAGCCGAGGACGACGTACCCGCACTCGCGGAAGCAACGTCGCCGGCGGCTGTGGCGCGCCTCAAACACCGCCCCGACGTCGTCCGCCGATCAGGCCGGTATGCGCTGATCAACGACACCCGGACGCCATACCAGGCCATGGTGGAGGACCTGCTCTTCCTTCGGAATGTGCTGGACGGGGCCGGGCTGGATTACCTGCTGGTCCGTGGCAACAACGACCGTCCTGTGGTCGCCCTTGACTGGAAGGACCGGAAGAAGCTGCGGTCCGCGCTCGTTGAGGCGTGCCGGCACGAACCGTTCTACTCCATGACCGTGGATGCGAAGAAGAAAACGTCAGTCCTTGTCGCCGACGGCGAGCTCTCCGTCAACCGCCAGGCTCGCATCTTCCGGCTGTACCGCCCGCGGGTGGAGCCCGAGGGCGGCTTCGAATTCGGTGCATCCGCCGGCGTCCAGGTAGAACTCTGGAGCTTCCTGGGCAACGAAGTGATCCTGCCGATCGAGAACTCGCTCACCCGGCGCACCATGATGGCCCACGAAGCCGTCCGCGGAACGGTTGAGCGCTACGGCCACACCTGGCCCACCATCGAGAACATGTTCGCTGACCACGCGAGCGACATCAGCTTCGACATCGACATGGTCTTCTCCTGGGTGGACGGCACCTCGCCGGAATACATCGCCGCCCGGCGGGCCCGGATGGCGGGCGCCGTCTTGGGCGAGGGCGACGACCACGAGGCACGCTACCGGCAGATCAATGAGCTCAAATACGCGCTCCGGTCGGTGTACATGTTTGCACCGTGGGTCCGCCGCATTTTCATCGCCACGGACTCCCCCGCGCCGGAATGGCTGAACGACCACCCGTCCGTGACCATCGTCCGGAGCGAGGAGTTCTTCGCTGACCCGTCGGTGCTGCCCACCCACAACTCGCAGGCCGTGGAGTGCCAGCTGCACCACATCGAGGGCCTCTCCGAGCATTTCCTCTACTCCAACGACGACATGTTCTTCGGGCGGCCGGTGGGCCCTGACATGTTCTTCACTCCGGGCGGGATCACCAAGTTCATCGAGGCTGAGACCCGCATCGGCCTCGGCGAAAACGACGCCGAACGCAGCGGCTTCGAGAATGCGGCCCGGGTCAACCGGAAGCTGCTCTGGAACCGCTTCGGCCGGATCACCACCCGCCACCTGGAGCACTCGGCAGCGCCGATGCGTCGGAGCCTCGTGGCCCAGATGGAGCAGGAGTTCCCGGCGGAGTTCGCGAACACCGCCGCCAGCACCTTCCGGGCCGCGGACAATATCTCCGTGACGAATTCCTTCTACCACTACTACGCGCTGCTGACCGGCCGGGCCGTGACCCAGACGGCGGCCAAGGTGCGGTACGTGGACACCACGCTCCGGTCGGGACTGAATTACCTGCCCAAGCTGCTGACCAAGCGCAACATGGACTTCTTCTGCCTCAATGACGGCAGTTTTCCGGAGGTGCCGGCCGACGAACGTGCGGACCTTGTCACGGAGTTCCTGGAGAGGTACTACCCCATCAAGGCGCCCTGGGAAAAGTAG
- a CDS encoding TetR/AcrR family transcriptional regulator yields MPRISAPSNAAQRAETQRRILNAFGELLFSHGLPGLTMTDVARHAGIGRTAVYNYYADIEELLIAYALVETERFMTGLRESLARLDNPVDRLALYVRAQVEDLSRRHLPPGPAMGAVLSPASFAKLADHVGGLSDMLQDILRDGMDQGYFPVADPLQQAQLIHGTLSSSAARGGDASGDLEERISRTVRFIQLGAGARFDDGGRPLRLQPPTAAAG; encoded by the coding sequence ATGCCCCGGATTTCGGCCCCCAGCAACGCCGCGCAGCGCGCCGAGACCCAGCGCCGCATCCTGAACGCCTTCGGTGAGCTCCTCTTCTCGCACGGGCTGCCCGGGCTCACCATGACCGACGTCGCCCGGCACGCAGGGATCGGCCGCACGGCTGTCTACAACTACTACGCCGACATCGAAGAGCTCCTGATTGCCTACGCACTCGTGGAAACGGAACGGTTCATGACCGGGCTGCGGGAGTCGCTCGCCCGGCTGGACAATCCGGTGGACCGGCTGGCCCTGTACGTGCGGGCCCAGGTGGAGGATCTCAGCCGCCGGCATCTGCCGCCGGGTCCGGCCATGGGCGCCGTCCTCTCGCCGGCGTCGTTCGCCAAGCTGGCCGACCACGTGGGCGGGCTCAGTGACATGCTGCAGGACATTCTTCGCGACGGCATGGACCAGGGCTACTTCCCGGTGGCCGATCCCCTCCAGCAGGCGCAGCTGATCCACGGCACGCTCTCCTCCAGCGCCGCCCGGGGCGGCGACGCCTCCGGGGACCTGGAGGAAAGGATTTCCCGGACCGTCCGCTTCATCCAGTTGGGCGCCGGGGCCAGGTTCGACGACGGCGGCCGCCCCTTGCGCCTGCAGCCGCCCACCGCTGCGGCCGGCTAA
- a CDS encoding M23 family metallopeptidase, which translates to MANHGGRKHAPRVIGPGRIALRSLSAAVVVGFSVFAFGFQGPATTIQQPVGAAVPLAPPSGVVGPELLDPDTAPPGYPVSGSGIAAPAKAATGHTVSNSKAKATKTGAAKSPGVASAALKRPAAGFLMAPLEHLTPTSPFGLRHSPITGEAGEFHWGQDYAAACGTRVYAADAGVVRAAGWHPWGGGNRVEIDHGNGLITTYNHLQGIAVEKGDEVRVGEIIAEVGTTGSSTGCHLHFEVIKDGQHEDPLEWTLLPIRQTDQLTPAVFTSFAGGAASTYGWAIPNIPGNSGPGNTDDGLTPVTAAALANPPARPASAARPTLVSSASSSGSPTSGSSASSPATDPTVTASPKPPAPKPPATTKPKPTPTPTPTPTPAPAPAPATPTPTPTTPTPTPTTPTTPPVDPAPVEPAPVDPTPTEPAVPADPAPPAEPVVPSAPITSSEPAPTEVAPVEPAPVPDPVPAPPAPVPTSEPAPATSPSAVPTGDVAVATAKATAEAVPTAEPPAAP; encoded by the coding sequence GTGGCAAATCATGGGGGACGCAAGCACGCACCGAGGGTGATCGGCCCGGGCCGGATCGCCTTGCGGAGCCTGTCCGCCGCGGTGGTTGTCGGCTTCTCCGTCTTTGCCTTCGGATTCCAGGGACCGGCCACGACCATCCAGCAGCCCGTGGGTGCTGCCGTTCCCCTTGCGCCTCCCTCGGGAGTCGTCGGGCCGGAGCTCCTCGATCCCGACACCGCACCGCCCGGGTACCCGGTCAGCGGGTCGGGCATCGCTGCCCCCGCGAAGGCCGCCACCGGACACACCGTGTCCAACTCCAAAGCCAAGGCAACCAAGACAGGCGCCGCCAAATCTCCGGGCGTGGCCTCCGCAGCGCTGAAGCGGCCCGCAGCCGGCTTCCTCATGGCGCCCTTGGAACACCTCACGCCAACGTCCCCGTTCGGCCTGCGGCACAGCCCGATCACCGGTGAAGCGGGCGAATTCCACTGGGGCCAGGACTATGCGGCCGCCTGCGGCACCCGTGTCTACGCTGCCGACGCCGGCGTGGTCCGGGCCGCCGGCTGGCACCCCTGGGGCGGGGGCAACAGGGTGGAAATTGACCACGGCAACGGCCTGATCACCACATACAACCACCTGCAGGGCATCGCCGTCGAAAAGGGCGACGAGGTCCGGGTCGGCGAGATCATCGCGGAGGTGGGCACCACCGGATCCTCCACCGGCTGCCACCTGCACTTCGAGGTCATCAAGGACGGACAGCACGAGGATCCCCTGGAATGGACCCTGCTGCCCATCCGGCAGACCGACCAGCTGACACCCGCTGTGTTCACCAGCTTCGCAGGCGGAGCTGCCAGCACGTACGGGTGGGCGATCCCCAACATCCCGGGCAACAGCGGGCCGGGCAACACCGACGACGGACTGACGCCGGTCACCGCGGCCGCGCTCGCCAACCCGCCCGCCCGCCCGGCATCAGCGGCGCGGCCCACCCTGGTCTCCAGCGCGTCATCGTCCGGTTCGCCGACTTCCGGTTCGTCGGCCTCCAGCCCGGCAACAGATCCGACAGTTACGGCAAGTCCCAAGCCGCCGGCGCCGAAGCCTCCGGCGACGACCAAGCCTAAGCCGACGCCCACTCCCACGCCGACGCCTACGCCCGCCCCGGCGCCTGCTCCTGCGACGCCGACCCCTACTCCGACGACGCCGACTCCGACACCCACGACGCCAACCACGCCACCTGTTGACCCTGCCCCGGTGGAACCTGCTCCGGTTGATCCGACTCCCACGGAGCCTGCGGTCCCTGCAGACCCTGCTCCGCCCGCCGAACCGGTGGTACCTTCCGCGCCGATCACGAGTTCCGAACCTGCCCCAACGGAAGTTGCCCCCGTCGAGCCGGCTCCTGTACCGGATCCGGTCCCCGCGCCGCCAGCCCCCGTTCCCACATCGGAACCGGCACCCGCGACGTCGCCAAGTGCCGTGCCAACTGGGGATGTTGCCGTGGCCACGGCGAAGGCCACAGCAGAAGCTGTTCCGACGGCGGAGCCCCCGGCGGCGCCGTAG
- a CDS encoding oxygenase MpaB family protein → MRTFLREWQAELKRTLTGSPDAQPDWSRKFAQGDDPGYFLPGSAVWTVHGGVPTIVGGIRSLLMQTLHPAVLAGVHDHSNFREDTLGRLARTTAWIHALTYGSTAEARAATARVVRLHESVNGKYVDGDGGVQKYSANDPELLRWVHITFTDSFLRTHELWAGPIPGGPDAYVREWAQAGRLMGVESPPESKAALVRELAEWSAEGTLRCDERVSETVAFIRNPPLHPLLKPGYRVLFAAAVLSLDPDYRRLLGLRTARLGPLPLPVRSAARATLAVVRLALGPASPSQLAARERLRRLGVTQLPPATGGRKQKTRS, encoded by the coding sequence ATGCGGACTTTCCTGAGGGAATGGCAGGCGGAACTGAAACGCACGCTCACCGGCAGCCCGGATGCGCAGCCGGACTGGTCCCGGAAATTTGCCCAGGGCGACGACCCCGGGTATTTCCTCCCCGGTTCTGCCGTCTGGACCGTCCATGGCGGCGTGCCGACCATCGTCGGCGGCATCCGGTCCCTGTTGATGCAGACACTTCACCCCGCAGTCCTCGCCGGAGTGCACGATCATTCAAATTTCCGTGAGGATACGTTGGGCCGGCTGGCCCGGACCACTGCGTGGATCCACGCCCTCACGTACGGGTCAACGGCTGAGGCCCGGGCGGCAACCGCGAGGGTGGTCCGGCTGCACGAATCCGTTAACGGCAAGTATGTCGACGGCGACGGCGGCGTCCAGAAGTACTCCGCCAACGATCCTGAGCTGCTCCGCTGGGTGCACATCACGTTCACGGACTCGTTTCTCCGCACTCATGAGCTGTGGGCCGGCCCCATTCCGGGCGGCCCGGATGCCTACGTGCGTGAATGGGCGCAGGCGGGCAGGCTGATGGGAGTGGAGTCCCCGCCGGAGAGCAAGGCCGCCCTCGTCCGGGAGCTCGCGGAATGGTCTGCCGAAGGCACTCTCCGCTGTGATGAACGGGTCTCCGAGACAGTCGCGTTCATCAGAAACCCGCCTCTGCACCCCCTGCTGAAACCGGGTTACCGGGTGCTGTTCGCGGCCGCCGTCCTGAGCCTGGACCCCGACTACCGCCGGCTGCTCGGACTGCGGACTGCCCGGCTTGGTCCCCTGCCGCTGCCGGTGAGGTCGGCCGCCCGGGCGACTCTCGCCGTCGTACGCCTCGCACTGGGTCCGGCCAGTCCCAGCCAACTGGCCGCCCGCGAGCGGCTCCGGCGGCTGGGCGTGACGCAACTCCCTCCAGCAACCGGGGGCAGGAAGCAGAAAACCCGGTCCTGA
- a CDS encoding sugar phosphate isomerase/epimerase family protein: MPRPYTLFTGQWADLPFEEVAKLASGWGYDGLEIAVSGDHLDAWRWDEPGYVESKLAVLEKYNLQVWAISNHLKGQAVCDDPIDFRHEAIVGSKVWGDGDPEGVRQRAAEEMKHTARLAKALGVDTVVGFTGSSIWQYVAMFPPVPEKVIDAGYQDFADRWNPILDVFDECGVRFAHEVHPSEIAYDYWTTVRTLEAIGHREAFGLNWDPSHFMWQGIDPVSFIWDFKDRIYHVDCKDTKLRPTGRNTVMGSHLPWGDPRRGWDFVSAGRGDVPWESSFRALTAIGYTGPISIEWEDAGMDRLHGAPEALAALKKFDFPASQTSFDAAFSSKA; the protein is encoded by the coding sequence ATGCCCCGCCCGTACACCCTGTTCACCGGCCAGTGGGCCGACCTGCCCTTCGAGGAAGTCGCCAAGCTCGCGTCCGGCTGGGGCTACGACGGCCTGGAAATCGCGGTCTCCGGCGACCACCTGGACGCCTGGCGCTGGGACGAACCCGGCTACGTCGAATCCAAACTCGCCGTCCTGGAGAAGTACAACTTGCAGGTCTGGGCGATCTCCAACCACCTCAAGGGCCAGGCCGTGTGCGATGACCCGATCGACTTCCGGCACGAAGCGATCGTCGGGTCCAAGGTCTGGGGCGACGGTGACCCCGAAGGCGTCCGGCAGCGCGCCGCCGAGGAAATGAAACACACCGCCCGCCTCGCCAAGGCCCTCGGCGTGGACACCGTCGTCGGCTTCACCGGCTCCTCCATCTGGCAATACGTGGCCATGTTCCCGCCCGTCCCCGAAAAGGTCATCGACGCCGGCTACCAGGACTTCGCCGACCGCTGGAACCCCATCCTGGACGTCTTCGACGAATGCGGCGTCCGCTTCGCCCACGAGGTCCACCCCTCCGAGATCGCCTACGACTACTGGACCACCGTCCGCACCCTCGAAGCGATCGGGCACCGCGAAGCGTTCGGCCTGAACTGGGACCCCTCGCACTTCATGTGGCAGGGCATCGACCCCGTCTCCTTCATCTGGGACTTCAAGGACCGGATCTATCACGTCGACTGCAAGGACACCAAGCTCCGCCCCACCGGCCGGAACACCGTGATGGGCTCGCACCTGCCTTGGGGCGACCCCCGCCGCGGCTGGGACTTCGTCTCCGCAGGACGCGGCGACGTCCCCTGGGAATCCTCCTTCCGGGCCCTCACCGCGATCGGCTACACCGGCCCCATCTCCATTGAGTGGGAAGACGCCGGCATGGACCGCCTCCACGGCGCCCCCGAAGCCCTCGCGGCGCTGAAGAAGTTCGACTTCCCGGCGTCGCAGACCAGCTTCGACGCCGCCTTCAGCAGCAAGGCCTGA
- a CDS encoding type II toxin-antitoxin system VapB family antitoxin: protein MIFKAVGEGRPYPDHGFSTPKDWAALPPRPVRLDELVTTKRTLDLEALLAEDSTFFGDLFPHVVQYQGTLYLEDGLHRAVRTALHQRTAIHARVLVIDG from the coding sequence GTGATATTCAAAGCTGTGGGCGAGGGACGCCCTTACCCCGACCATGGTTTCAGTACCCCCAAAGACTGGGCGGCTCTTCCGCCCCGTCCCGTGCGGCTGGATGAACTTGTGACCACCAAGCGGACCCTGGATCTTGAAGCGCTCCTTGCCGAGGACTCGACTTTCTTTGGGGACCTGTTTCCCCACGTGGTGCAGTACCAGGGCACCCTCTACCTGGAGGACGGCCTGCACCGGGCGGTAAGGACTGCACTCCACCAGCGCACCGCCATACATGCAAGGGTGCTTGTGATCGATGGCTAG